The sequence below is a genomic window from Streptomyces sp. B21-105.
TCGACTTCGTGATCCTGGACGCAGATACGGCGCCGGGCGGCTCCTGGCAGCACATGTGGGACTCCCTGCACCTGTTCTCTCCGGCGGACCACTCCTCGTTGCCGGGCCGGCTCATGCCCACCCAGGCGGGCGAGACCTACCCGGACGCCGGACACGTGGTCGACTACCTCGCCGACTACGAGAAGCGCTACGACATGCCGGTCCAGCACGGCGCCCACGTGGGCGCCGTGCGTCGCGACGCAGACCGGCTCCTGGTCGAAGCCGACGCGGGCAGTTGGCGGGGGAAGGCGGTCATCAGTGCCACCAGCACCTGGTCCGGTCGTCAGGCCGCAGCCGGCATGGCCAGCAGCTTGCCCATGGCCGCGAGCACCGAGGGCTCGACCCGGTAGTACACCCAGGTGCCGCGCCGCTCCGAGGTGAGCAGTCCGGCCTCCTTCAGCTTCTTCAGGTGGTGGGACACGGTGGGCTGGGAGACGCCGACGTCGGAGATGTCGCACACGCATGCCTCCCCGCCCTCGTGCGAGGCCACGGCGGAGAACAGCCGCAGCCGCACAGGGTCGCCGAGCGCCTTGAACATCCGCGCCGCGGTCTCCGCCTCCGCGGCGCTCATGGGGCGCTCGGCCAGCGGCGGGCAGCATGGCGCCACACCCTGACCATCGGCGGGCTCGATCAGCGGCAGCACCTTCGCATTCGACATACGTCTATGTTG
It includes:
- a CDS encoding ArsR/SmtB family transcription factor, with product MSNAKVLPLIEPADGQGVAPCCPPLAERPMSAAEAETAARMFKALGDPVRLRLFSAVASHEGGEACVCDISDVGVSQPTVSHHLKKLKEAGLLTSERRGTWVYYRVEPSVLAAMGKLLAMPAAA